Proteins co-encoded in one Ornithorhynchus anatinus isolate Pmale09 chromosome 14, mOrnAna1.pri.v4, whole genome shotgun sequence genomic window:
- the LGALS2 gene encoding galectin-2 isoform X2 — protein MSKFEILNLELKSGDTLKIKGKIASDADGFVLNLGRCPDELGLHFNPRFSEAAIVCNSRSQGHWEEERRDTHLVFSPGSEVKLTVEFQGDEFRVKLPDGHEVTFPNRNNHDQITYLCIHSGLRVTSFKYD, from the exons ATGTCG AAGTTTGAAATCCTGAACCTGGAGTTGAAGTCAGGGGACACCCTGAAGATCAAGGGGAAGATCGCCAGTGATGCGGATGG CTTCGTGCTCAACCTCGGCCGCTGCCCCGACGAACTGGGGCTGCATTTCAACCCGCGTTTCTCCGAGGCAGCCATCGTCTGCAACTCCCGCTCCCAAGGccactgggaagaggagaggcgggACACTCACCTGGTCTTCTCTCCGGGGTCAGAAGTCAAG CTCACTGTGGAATTCCAGGGAGATGAGTTCCGGGTGAAGCTGCCAGATGGGCACGAGGTGACCTTCCCCAACAGGAACAACCACGACCAAATCACCTACCTCTGCATCCACAGTGGCCTCAGGGTCACGTCTTTCAAATACGACTGA
- the LGALS2 gene encoding galectin-2 isoform X1, with protein sequence MAVWLTDSLFQEGKKGPEEQGAKEDGREKFEILNLELKSGDTLKIKGKIASDADGFVLNLGRCPDELGLHFNPRFSEAAIVCNSRSQGHWEEERRDTHLVFSPGSEVKLTVEFQGDEFRVKLPDGHEVTFPNRNNHDQITYLCIHSGLRVTSFKYD encoded by the exons ATGGCTGTCTGGCTGACTGACAGCTTGTtccaggaaggaaagaaagggccagaggagcagggagccaaggaggatggaagagag AAGTTTGAAATCCTGAACCTGGAGTTGAAGTCAGGGGACACCCTGAAGATCAAGGGGAAGATCGCCAGTGATGCGGATGG CTTCGTGCTCAACCTCGGCCGCTGCCCCGACGAACTGGGGCTGCATTTCAACCCGCGTTTCTCCGAGGCAGCCATCGTCTGCAACTCCCGCTCCCAAGGccactgggaagaggagaggcgggACACTCACCTGGTCTTCTCTCCGGGGTCAGAAGTCAAG CTCACTGTGGAATTCCAGGGAGATGAGTTCCGGGTGAAGCTGCCAGATGGGCACGAGGTGACCTTCCCCAACAGGAACAACCACGACCAAATCACCTACCTCTGCATCCACAGTGGCCTCAGGGTCACGTCTTTCAAATACGACTGA
- the CDC42EP1 gene encoding cdc42 effector protein 1 yields MSLGKLPMLGWVSGSHGKRKPRAELTSDMISPPLGDFRHTMHVGRGGDVFGDTSFLSNHGGGGGSAGPDGRSPGSFLARTLRHVRRGGAPPRGGMVSASSSPAPPSVSPIIKNAISLPQLHESAYDGVIGKLSFGSPHSGSPLQEHLGYDQDSRFRTISSFPRSEKPLDRDGSFPSEPELRRSDSLLSFRLDLGPSLLSELLGTITFSEPPSTGETGQPPTSSSPPATPPAPGAPAQGHCPNGDSAGTGSLGGGGAGPPPQREGESGALDPGSRGRWSEGWAPGRHYSEMGARRELAEVLPQGRGSWESQDEGPWGPGCQTGPRPTRDLEREEEEQDEEEEEEEEPRTRFSVPATVQADSFEFAGEEEEEEEVKV; encoded by the exons ATGAGCCTGGGGAAGCTGCCCATGCTGGGCTGGGTGTCGGGATCCCATGGCAAGCGGAAGCCTCGGGCGGAGCTGACCTCGGACATGATCAGCCCACCGTTGGGGGACTTTCGCCACACCATGCACGTGGGCCGGGGGGGCGACGTCTTCGGGGACACCTCCTTCCTCAGCAAccacgggggtgggggcgggagtgcAGGCCCGGACGGACGCTCCCCCGGGAGCTTCCTGGCTCGGACACTGCGGCACGTGAGGCGGGGGGGCGCCCCGCCGAGGGGGGGCATggtctccgcctcctcctctccggccccgccTTCCGTCTCCCCCATCATCAAGAACGCCATCTCGCTGCCCCAGCTCCATGAAAGTGCTTACGACGGTGTGATCGGGAAGCTGAGCTTTGGGAGCCCTCACAGTGGCAGCCCCCTCCAGGAGCACCTTGGCTACG aCCAGGATTCCCGGTTCCGTACCATCTCCAGCTTCCCCCGATCGGAAAAGCCCCTGGACAGAGACGGCTCCTTCCCCTCAGAGCCCGAGCTCCGACGGTCCGACTCGCTGCTCTCCTTCCGCCTCGAcctcggcccctccctcctcagtgaGCTCCTCGGCACCATCACCTTCTCTGAGCCCCCCAGCACCGGGGAGACGGGccagccccccacctccagcAGCCCCCCGGcgactcccccagccccaggtgcCCCGGCGCAGGGGCACTGCCCCAATGGAGACTCGGCAGGAACGGGCTccctgggtgggggcggggcaggaCCCCCCCCACAGAGGGAGGGCGAGAGCGGGGCCCTGGACCCAGGGAGCAGGGGCAGGTGGTCCGAGGGCTGGGCCCCCGGCCGCCACTACAGTGAGATGGGGGCCCGGCGGGAGCTGGCCGAGGTGTTGCCCCAGGGTCGGGGTTCCTGGGAGAGCCAGGACGAGGGGCCTTGGGGCCCCGGCTGCCAGACCGGGCCTCGGCCCACCCGGGACCTGGagcgagaggaggaagagcaggacgaagaggaggaggaggaggaggagccgcggACCAGGTTCTCCGTTCCCGCCACCGTACAGGCAGACTCCTTCGAGTTtgcaggcgaggaggaggaggaggaggaggtgaaggtgtGA